A genomic stretch from Halorhodospira halophila SL1 includes:
- the mobB gene encoding molybdopterin-guanine dinucleotide biosynthesis protein B has protein sequence MMPQGSGTGPSPSSDALNQAARLPAPLPVIAVTGYSGAGKTTLLTGLVTQMRSAGWSPAVVKHAHHGFDMDRPGKDSYRVREAGAEQVLVVSAQRWALLTETPTEEHDDDLLVTRLRAIDPTRADVILAEGFRHSGAGQLLVHSQRTGVERPDFQAPGVLGVATDDPEAVPPGLPCLDLDDHAGLAAFVERCIHGIISRARGNQAGEY, from the coding sequence ATGATGCCGCAAGGCAGTGGCACCGGCCCGTCCCCTTCCTCGGACGCCCTGAATCAGGCGGCACGGCTGCCTGCCCCCCTACCGGTCATTGCGGTCACTGGCTACTCGGGGGCCGGCAAAACAACCCTGCTGACCGGTCTGGTTACCCAGATGCGCAGCGCCGGCTGGTCCCCTGCGGTGGTCAAACATGCTCACCACGGATTTGATATGGACCGCCCCGGTAAGGACAGCTACCGGGTGCGGGAAGCCGGTGCCGAGCAGGTTCTGGTGGTTTCCGCTCAGCGCTGGGCCCTGCTGACGGAGACTCCGACTGAGGAGCATGATGACGACCTGCTGGTGACCAGGCTGCGCGCCATCGACCCGACTCGAGCCGACGTCATACTCGCCGAAGGCTTCCGCCACAGTGGCGCGGGGCAATTGCTGGTCCATAGCCAACGCACCGGAGTCGAGCGTCCCGACTTCCAGGCGCCGGGCGTACTTGGCGTGGCCACCGACGACCCCGAAGCTGTGCCGCCTGGCCTCCCCTGCCTCGATCTCGATGATCACGCTGGCCTGGCCGCCTTCGTTGAGCGTTGCATCCACGGCATTATAAGCCGTGCTCGCGGGAACCAGGCGGGCGAGTATTAA
- a CDS encoding propionyl-CoA synthetase: MSYQETYWESINDPEAFWLREAQLLQWIAEPPAALSLDEQGRQRWFRGGRLNVSQLALDAHVEAGRGEQPALLYDSPVSGSREQYTYRQLLDEVSRAAGMLRDLGVGHGDRVVIYMPMIPEAVIAMLACARLGAIHSVVFGGFAANELAVRIDDANPRVVLTASCGIEVDRVIPYQPLVDEALRRAEHKPARVVYVSRPQAQVAWDENRDLDWHTQLAQSAPAEPVAVDATDPLYILYTSGTTGKPKGVVRDSGGYAVALNWSLGAIYDLHPGDVFWTASDVGWVVGHSYIVYGPLIRGCTTVVYEGKPVRTPDAGAFWRVISEYRAKAFFTAPTAFRAIKKEDPEARHLQDYDLSCLENVFVAGERLDPPTYEWLSQTLQRPVIDHWWQTETGWPIVANPMGIEPLPIKSGSATVPMAGYDIRVLDDSGRELPAGEQGNLAIRLPLPPGCLPTLWNDEARFRKSYLERFPGFYDTSDGGLIDEDGYVYVMGRVDDVINVAGHRLSTGEMEEVIGDHSAVAECAVVGIHDDTKGELPVAFVVLKDGTDIDQERIEEDLVAMIRNEIGAIASLRRVAVVQKLPKTRSGKILRKSIRTLAKEAREQVPTPSTIDDASSLDEIADAIQTYNLGRYAS; this comes from the coding sequence ATGAGCTACCAGGAGACTTATTGGGAGTCGATCAACGATCCGGAGGCGTTCTGGCTACGTGAGGCGCAGCTGCTGCAGTGGATCGCTGAGCCTCCTGCCGCCCTGAGCCTGGATGAGCAGGGTCGGCAGCGGTGGTTCCGTGGGGGGCGCCTGAACGTCTCCCAGCTGGCCCTGGATGCCCATGTCGAGGCCGGTCGGGGCGAACAGCCTGCCCTCCTCTACGACTCCCCGGTGAGTGGTTCCCGCGAGCAATACACCTACCGGCAGCTGCTGGACGAGGTGTCCCGAGCCGCGGGGATGCTGCGCGATCTCGGTGTCGGGCATGGCGACCGGGTCGTTATCTATATGCCCATGATCCCCGAGGCGGTCATCGCCATGCTCGCCTGCGCGCGGCTGGGTGCCATCCACTCGGTGGTCTTCGGTGGTTTCGCCGCCAACGAACTGGCGGTACGGATCGATGACGCCAACCCCCGGGTTGTCCTGACGGCGAGCTGTGGGATCGAAGTCGATCGGGTCATCCCCTATCAACCACTGGTCGATGAGGCCCTACGCCGCGCGGAACACAAGCCAGCGCGGGTCGTTTACGTCAGCCGGCCTCAGGCCCAGGTGGCGTGGGACGAAAATCGGGATCTGGACTGGCACACGCAGCTGGCGCAGTCGGCCCCGGCAGAGCCGGTGGCCGTGGATGCCACGGATCCCCTCTACATCCTCTACACCTCCGGGACGACCGGAAAACCCAAGGGGGTGGTCCGGGATAGCGGCGGATACGCCGTGGCACTGAATTGGAGCCTCGGGGCGATCTACGACCTCCACCCCGGCGACGTTTTCTGGACCGCCTCGGATGTCGGCTGGGTCGTCGGCCACTCCTACATTGTCTACGGCCCCCTGATTCGCGGCTGCACGACCGTCGTCTACGAAGGCAAGCCGGTGCGGACCCCGGATGCCGGCGCGTTTTGGCGCGTGATCTCGGAGTATCGCGCAAAGGCGTTCTTCACCGCCCCCACCGCCTTTCGGGCAATCAAGAAGGAAGACCCCGAGGCACGCCACCTGCAGGACTACGATCTCTCCTGCCTGGAGAATGTCTTTGTCGCCGGTGAGCGGCTGGATCCCCCCACCTACGAGTGGCTTTCGCAAACCCTGCAACGGCCCGTGATCGATCACTGGTGGCAGACGGAGACGGGTTGGCCCATCGTTGCGAACCCGATGGGCATCGAGCCCCTGCCCATCAAGAGTGGCTCGGCCACCGTGCCCATGGCCGGCTACGACATCCGCGTGCTCGACGATTCCGGCCGCGAGCTCCCCGCCGGCGAGCAGGGCAACCTGGCCATCCGGCTCCCGCTGCCGCCCGGCTGTCTGCCAACCCTCTGGAATGATGAGGCCCGCTTCCGGAAGTCCTACCTGGAGCGTTTCCCTGGGTTCTACGACACCTCGGACGGCGGATTGATCGATGAGGATGGTTACGTCTACGTGATGGGCCGGGTGGACGATGTGATCAACGTCGCCGGCCATCGCCTCTCCACCGGGGAGATGGAGGAGGTCATCGGTGATCACTCGGCGGTGGCGGAATGCGCCGTGGTTGGCATCCACGACGACACCAAGGGTGAGCTGCCAGTGGCCTTCGTGGTGCTCAAAGACGGGACCGACATCGATCAGGAACGAATCGAGGAGGATCTGGTAGCCATGATCCGTAACGAGATCGGGGCCATCGCCTCCCTTCGCCGCGTCGCCGTGGTTCAGAAGTTGCCCAAGACCCGTTCCGGGAAGATCCTGCGCAAAAGCATCCGGACACTGGCGAAGGAGGCGCGGGAACAGGTCCCCACCCCGTCGACCATCGACGACGCCTCCAGCCTTGACGAGATCGCTGATGCGATTCAGACCTACAACCTGGGGCGCTACGCCTCCTGA
- a CDS encoding M90 family metallopeptidase, with translation MGWLRNWRRQRIAQRYRLSPAAWSRAEAALPGLRRLPPGTRQRLAAAATALIHEKRFEGVAGVTLDALAVDTVALQAAVPVLELGVDWYAPWTTILLYPAGFVATHEYEDEDGVVHVEQGPLIGEAWEGGPLVLSLEDALAPEPGSSVVIHECAHKLDMGQGAVNGLPPLPRGMTVDDWSAAFLPAFHTMEAYAAEGACAVTPLDPYAGQDPGEFFAVATETFFADPHRLRRAFPEVYRQLARFYGWSLG, from the coding sequence GTGGGATGGCTGCGTAACTGGCGGCGTCAGCGTATAGCGCAGCGCTACCGGCTTTCGCCCGCCGCCTGGAGCCGTGCCGAGGCAGCGCTGCCAGGCTTGCGCCGACTGCCCCCCGGTACACGGCAACGGTTGGCTGCTGCGGCGACTGCGCTGATCCACGAAAAGCGCTTCGAGGGCGTGGCCGGGGTTACCCTCGATGCCTTGGCGGTCGATACCGTGGCGCTTCAGGCGGCGGTGCCGGTGCTTGAATTGGGCGTGGATTGGTATGCGCCCTGGACGACCATTCTCCTTTATCCAGCCGGTTTCGTGGCCACCCACGAGTATGAGGACGAGGACGGGGTCGTTCACGTCGAGCAGGGCCCCCTGATTGGCGAGGCGTGGGAGGGCGGGCCGCTGGTACTCTCCCTGGAAGATGCCCTGGCACCGGAGCCGGGGAGCAGCGTCGTCATCCATGAGTGCGCCCATAAGCTCGATATGGGGCAAGGAGCAGTCAACGGTCTGCCCCCCCTGCCACGCGGGATGACCGTTGATGACTGGTCGGCGGCGTTCCTGCCCGCTTTTCACACCATGGAGGCCTACGCGGCCGAGGGAGCGTGCGCCGTAACTCCGCTCGACCCCTACGCCGGGCAAGACCCTGGTGAGTTCTTCGCGGTGGCCACGGAGACGTTCTTCGCCGATCCGCACCGGCTTCGACGGGCCTTTCCGGAGGTCTACCGGCAGCTAGCGCGGTTCTACGGCTGGTCTCTGGGCTAG
- a CDS encoding TraB/GumN family protein has translation MPETTPSGPRKHITVNGTEFVLLGTAHISQASTEEVQREVASGAYDAVAIELCESRLRAFREPDHLERMDLFQTLRDGRGGLVMASLALGAYQQRLAEQLGVDPGAEMKAAAAGAEQYGADLVLVDREVGVTMRRLYRNVPWWQRFGLIGGLIGSLASSQRISSEEVERLKQGDLLESTFRELAQSSRALYQPLIDERDRYMAARLLESAAGRYKRVLVVLGAGHLEGVTRYLGQASADPGAEREALDRMPPPARWPRYLAYLVAIVIISGFVIGFSRSPELGWTLVATWVLINGGFSALGAALAYGHPVTVAGAFLAAPLTSLNPTIGAGFVAAAIELTVRRPRVGDFRALRQHVAHWRGWWTNRVARTLLVFFFASLGSAVGTYLAGARIIERLIAA, from the coding sequence ATGCCAGAAACCACCCCCAGCGGTCCGCGCAAGCACATCACCGTCAACGGCACCGAGTTCGTGCTCCTGGGTACGGCGCACATCTCCCAGGCCAGTACCGAAGAGGTCCAGCGTGAGGTGGCCAGTGGCGCCTACGATGCGGTCGCCATCGAACTGTGCGAGAGCCGTCTGCGCGCCTTCCGCGAGCCCGATCATCTGGAGCGGATGGACCTGTTCCAGACCCTGCGTGACGGACGCGGGGGACTGGTCATGGCCAGTCTCGCGCTGGGCGCCTATCAGCAGCGCCTAGCGGAGCAACTCGGGGTCGATCCCGGGGCGGAGATGAAGGCGGCCGCGGCCGGGGCGGAGCAGTATGGGGCCGATCTGGTGCTGGTTGACCGTGAGGTCGGGGTCACCATGCGCCGCCTCTACCGCAATGTGCCCTGGTGGCAACGCTTCGGGCTCATCGGCGGACTGATCGGCAGCCTCGCCTCTTCCCAGCGGATCAGCAGCGAGGAAGTGGAGCGGCTTAAGCAAGGCGACCTGTTGGAGTCGACCTTTCGCGAGCTGGCCCAGAGCAGTCGAGCCCTGTACCAGCCGCTGATCGATGAGCGCGATCGGTACATGGCTGCCAGGCTCCTGGAGTCCGCCGCCGGGCGCTACAAGCGTGTCCTCGTCGTCCTCGGGGCCGGGCACCTGGAGGGGGTGACGCGCTATCTGGGGCAGGCCTCGGCGGATCCCGGCGCCGAGCGCGAGGCGCTGGACCGTATGCCGCCCCCGGCACGCTGGCCACGTTACCTGGCCTATCTGGTCGCCATCGTGATCATCTCCGGCTTCGTCATCGGGTTCAGCCGCAGTCCGGAACTGGGCTGGACCCTGGTCGCCACTTGGGTGCTGATCAACGGTGGCTTCTCGGCCCTGGGCGCCGCCCTCGCCTACGGCCACCCGGTCACCGTTGCCGGGGCCTTCCTGGCCGCCCCCCTGACATCGCTCAACCCGACCATCGGCGCCGGGTTTGTCGCAGCAGCGATCGAGCTGACCGTCCGGAGACCGCGGGTCGGCGACTTCCGCGCCCTGCGCCAGCACGTGGCGCACTGGCGCGGCTGGTGGACCAACCGAGTGGCCCGAACCCTGCTAGTGTTCTTCTTCGCCTCGCTCGGTTCGGCCGTTGGCACCTATCTCGCCGGCGCACGCATCATTGAGCGCCTGATTGCCGCCTAG
- a CDS encoding peptide chain release factor 3: protein MQDVATEAAKRRTFAIISHPDAGKTTLTEKLLYYGGAIQMAGSVKGRKSKAHATSDWMAMEQERGISVTSSVMQFPYRERILNLLDTPGHGDFSEDTYRTLTAVDSALMVIDIAKGVEERTVQLMDVCRMRDTPITTFINKLDRDGRDPVEVLDEVESVLRIRCAPVTWPLGMGRGFRGVYHLHLDQVRLFMDREIIQGLDNPRLDELFPGEVDEWREQIELVREASDSFDPEAYLAGQLTPVYFGSAVNDFGIRELLDDFVEHAPAPRSRDAGREVRADEENFTGFVFKIQANMDPQHRDRIAFLRVCSGRFEPGMKLYQVRTGKNMKIPRATTFMASDRSHAETAAPGDIIGIHNHGTIIIGDAFTEGESLHFTGIPDFAPELFRRVVLRDPMRMKALQKGLEQLCEEGATQLFRPLLGSDWIVGAVGTLQFDVAAYRLQKEYGVECTFEGVQVYTARWVSAEDEKALQRFRDRNESALAWDGTGALAYLAPTRANLELTQERWPDIRFLATRDR, encoded by the coding sequence ATGCAAGACGTGGCCACCGAAGCAGCGAAGAGACGGACCTTCGCGATCATCTCGCACCCCGACGCCGGCAAGACCACCCTCACCGAGAAGCTCCTCTATTACGGAGGTGCGATCCAGATGGCGGGGTCGGTCAAGGGAAGGAAATCCAAAGCCCACGCCACTTCAGACTGGATGGCCATGGAACAAGAGCGGGGGATCTCGGTGACCTCCTCGGTGATGCAGTTCCCCTACCGTGAACGCATCCTGAATCTGCTCGATACGCCCGGCCACGGCGACTTCTCGGAGGATACCTATCGTACGCTGACGGCTGTCGACTCCGCCCTGATGGTCATCGATATCGCCAAGGGCGTGGAGGAGCGCACCGTGCAGTTGATGGATGTCTGCCGGATGCGAGATACCCCGATCACCACGTTCATCAACAAGCTTGATCGGGACGGCCGCGACCCCGTGGAGGTCCTCGATGAGGTCGAGTCGGTGCTGCGCATCCGCTGCGCCCCCGTCACCTGGCCCTTAGGCATGGGGCGCGGTTTCCGCGGGGTCTACCACCTCCACCTCGACCAGGTGCGCCTGTTTATGGACCGCGAGATCATCCAGGGGCTGGACAACCCGCGGCTCGATGAGCTTTTCCCGGGGGAGGTGGACGAATGGCGCGAGCAGATCGAGCTGGTCCGGGAAGCCAGTGATTCGTTCGATCCAGAGGCCTATCTGGCTGGTCAGCTGACCCCAGTCTACTTCGGTTCGGCCGTCAATGACTTCGGCATCCGCGAGCTGCTCGATGACTTCGTCGAGCACGCGCCGGCGCCGCGCAGCCGGGATGCCGGCCGTGAGGTCCGCGCCGACGAGGAGAACTTCACCGGGTTCGTCTTCAAGATCCAGGCCAACATGGATCCTCAACACCGCGATCGCATTGCGTTCCTGCGAGTCTGTTCAGGGCGTTTTGAACCCGGCATGAAGCTCTATCAGGTGCGCACCGGCAAGAACATGAAGATCCCGCGTGCCACCACCTTCATGGCCAGCGACCGCTCCCATGCCGAGACGGCAGCCCCTGGCGACATCATTGGCATCCACAACCATGGCACCATCATCATCGGCGATGCCTTCACCGAGGGCGAGTCGTTACACTTCACCGGCATCCCCGACTTTGCCCCGGAGCTATTCCGCCGGGTTGTGCTTCGTGATCCGATGCGGATGAAGGCGTTACAGAAGGGACTTGAGCAACTGTGTGAAGAGGGAGCCACCCAGCTCTTCCGGCCGCTGCTCGGCTCCGACTGGATTGTCGGTGCCGTCGGGACTCTTCAGTTCGACGTGGCCGCCTACCGGCTACAGAAGGAGTACGGGGTCGAGTGCACCTTTGAAGGGGTCCAGGTCTATACGGCCCGTTGGGTCAGTGCCGAAGACGAGAAGGCGCTGCAGCGTTTCCGTGACCGCAACGAGTCGGCACTGGCCTGGGATGGGACCGGGGCGCTCGCCTATCTGGCCCCCACCCGCGCCAACCTCGAACTCACCCAGGAGCGCTGGCCAGACATCCGCTTCCTGGCTACCCGAGACCGGTAA
- a CDS encoding DUF4168 domain-containing protein, with protein MKNQQWIKLPATAAALALVFSVSAQAQQDPGMGQQDPGMGQQDPGMEQQDPGMGQQDPGMEQQDPGMAQPEPDQATFSSDQIERFVDAYLDIIDIQEEYTSEIEGTDGAEDARELQEQANDEMVAAIEDNGLSVPEYSEIANAMDMDPELRDQVSSKIHEREEG; from the coding sequence ATGAAGAACCAACAGTGGATCAAGCTCCCGGCCACCGCTGCAGCGCTGGCGCTGGTATTCAGTGTCAGTGCCCAGGCTCAGCAGGATCCGGGGATGGGTCAGCAGGATCCGGGGATGGGTCAGCAGGACCCCGGCATGGAGCAACAGGATCCAGGGATGGGGCAGCAGGACCCCGGCATGGAGCAACAGGATCCTGGCATGGCCCAGCCCGAGCCTGATCAAGCCACGTTCAGCAGCGATCAGATCGAGCGTTTCGTGGACGCGTACCTGGACATCATCGATATCCAGGAGGAGTACACCTCGGAGATCGAGGGGACTGACGGCGCCGAAGATGCCCGTGAGCTGCAGGAGCAGGCCAACGACGAGATGGTCGCGGCTATCGAGGACAATGGGTTGAGCGTTCCCGAGTACTCCGAGATCGCCAACGCCATGGACATGGATCCGGAGCTGCGGGACCAGGTCTCTTCGAAGATCCACGAGCGTGAAGAGGGCTGA
- the fabA gene encoding bifunctional 3-hydroxydecanoyl-ACP dehydratase/trans-2-decenoyl-ACP isomerase translates to MVKQHSYNRDELLLSGHGRLFGPGNPQLPSPNMLMFDRITRINEDGGQYGKGEVVAELDVHPELWFFRCHFAGDPVMPGCLGLDALWQMVGFYLGWIGGHGAGRALGCGEVKFTGQILPDNRLVTYNVALKRVINRRLVMGIADGSVAVDGETIYEATDLKVGLFQNTGELNGA, encoded by the coding sequence ATGGTTAAGCAACACAGTTACAACCGAGACGAACTCCTGCTGAGCGGTCACGGTCGGCTCTTCGGGCCGGGCAACCCCCAGCTACCCAGCCCGAACATGCTCATGTTCGACCGGATCACGCGCATCAATGAAGATGGAGGTCAGTACGGCAAGGGTGAGGTCGTCGCGGAGCTCGATGTCCATCCGGAGCTCTGGTTCTTCCGTTGTCACTTTGCGGGGGATCCGGTCATGCCCGGATGCCTGGGACTGGACGCGCTCTGGCAGATGGTCGGTTTCTACCTCGGTTGGATCGGGGGCCACGGGGCCGGTCGTGCGCTGGGCTGTGGCGAGGTCAAATTCACCGGTCAGATACTCCCGGACAATCGGCTGGTTACGTACAATGTGGCGCTCAAGAGGGTGATCAACCGCCGATTGGTCATGGGGATCGCCGATGGCAGCGTGGCCGTCGACGGTGAGACGATTTACGAAGCTACTGATCTGAAAGTCGGGCTCTTCCAGAACACCGGCGAGCTGAACGGGGCATAG
- the fabB gene encoding beta-ketoacyl-ACP synthase I yields MRRVVITGLGIVSCIGNSRDEVTASLRAGKSGIRYQPEYEEVGLRSLVAGSCDVDVQALIPRKSLRFMGDAAAYSYIAMDQAIADAGLDYAAISSPRVGLIAGSGGASTANIVSATETLRTRGVRKIGPYGVTRTMGSTVSACLATPFQIKGLNYSITSACATSAHCVGAAMEQIQLGKQDVIFAGGGEEEHWSLTQLFDGMGALSTKYNDTPEQASRPYDASRDGFVIAGGGGMVVVEALEHAQARGAPILAELVGFGATSDGYDMVAPSGEGAARCMRQALEGVEGPVDYINTHGTSTPAGDIAELEATREVFGECMPPMSSTKSLTGHSLGATGVQEAIYSLLMMEHGFISPSINIEQLDPEAGDVPMVTETREGVTLNTVLTNSFGFGGTNATLALRRFDG; encoded by the coding sequence GTGCGTCGAGTGGTGATTACCGGTCTGGGCATCGTGTCGTGCATCGGCAACAGCCGCGACGAAGTCACGGCATCTTTGCGGGCCGGCAAATCCGGGATCCGATACCAGCCCGAATACGAGGAGGTCGGCCTGCGCAGCTTGGTGGCCGGGAGTTGCGATGTCGATGTGCAGGCCCTTATCCCGCGTAAGTCCCTACGCTTCATGGGCGATGCTGCGGCCTACAGCTACATTGCGATGGACCAGGCGATTGCCGATGCGGGTCTCGACTATGCGGCGATCTCCAGCCCGCGCGTGGGTCTGATTGCCGGCTCCGGCGGTGCTTCGACGGCGAACATCGTCAGCGCCACCGAGACCCTGCGCACCCGGGGCGTTCGCAAGATCGGCCCCTACGGCGTCACGCGGACCATGGGCAGCACGGTCTCGGCCTGCCTGGCAACGCCGTTCCAGATCAAGGGCCTCAACTACTCCATCACCTCCGCCTGCGCGACCAGCGCCCACTGTGTCGGCGCTGCCATGGAGCAGATCCAGCTGGGCAAGCAGGATGTGATCTTCGCCGGAGGCGGCGAGGAAGAGCACTGGTCTCTCACCCAGCTGTTCGATGGGATGGGCGCGTTGTCCACCAAGTACAACGATACGCCGGAGCAGGCGTCGCGCCCTTACGATGCCAGCCGCGACGGTTTCGTGATTGCCGGCGGCGGTGGAATGGTCGTGGTCGAAGCCCTTGAGCACGCCCAGGCGCGCGGTGCCCCGATCCTCGCTGAGCTGGTCGGTTTCGGTGCGACGTCGGATGGGTACGACATGGTTGCCCCGTCCGGCGAGGGGGCCGCACGTTGCATGAGGCAAGCCCTGGAGGGAGTCGAGGGGCCCGTGGACTACATCAATACCCACGGTACCAGTACGCCGGCCGGGGATATCGCCGAACTGGAGGCGACGCGAGAGGTCTTTGGCGAGTGCATGCCGCCGATGTCCTCGACCAAGTCCCTCACCGGCCACTCGCTGGGTGCCACCGGAGTCCAGGAGGCAATCTACTCGTTGCTGATGATGGAGCACGGGTTCATCTCACCATCGATCAATATCGAGCAACTCGACCCTGAGGCGGGAGATGTGCCCATGGTCACCGAGACGCGCGAGGGCGTCACCCTCAACACCGTGCTCACCAACAGTTTCGGCTTCGGCGGGACGAACGCGACGCTGGCACTGCGCCGTTTCGACGGCTGA
- the hemN gene encoding oxygen-independent coproporphyrinogen III oxidase — protein sequence MEQRLQFDRDLLRRYDVSGPRYTSYPTAPQFHEGFDAQAYAAAARATNEADQPNPLSVYVHVPFCRNVCFYCACNKIVTANYSRAQEYLEHVFKEIELQAQLFGEHRRVEQLHLGGGTPNYLKIDDLGRLVSKLREQFTLDDTDNREFSIEIDPRDVELEDIGRLAELGFNRMSVGVQDFNEEVQHAVNRVQSAELCRSIIEEGRRHGFRSTNVDLIYGLPKQTVESFEQTLDEVIELRPERLAIYNYAHLPHLFKIQRQINEDELPGPEDKLTIFGRTIEKLTDAGYVFIGMDHFALPDDELAVAQKKGTLHRNFQGYSTRAECDLIALGSTSIGKIGNTYSQNLRDPEEYQQRIANGDLAVFRGYELNQDDLLRREVIIEVMCHSRLNFADIEARHGIDFNEYFADALERLQPLVEDGLMEMDDRHLQILPRGRLMLRHVAMAFDAYLEREANEGKRYSRVL from the coding sequence ATGGAACAACGTCTTCAATTCGATCGCGACCTGCTCCGCCGGTACGATGTAAGCGGGCCCCGTTACACCTCGTACCCGACGGCGCCGCAATTCCATGAAGGGTTTGATGCCCAGGCCTACGCCGCGGCAGCCCGGGCGACCAACGAGGCGGACCAGCCCAATCCCCTGTCGGTCTACGTCCACGTACCGTTCTGCCGTAACGTGTGCTTCTACTGCGCGTGCAACAAGATCGTGACGGCGAACTACAGCCGCGCCCAGGAGTATCTTGAGCACGTCTTCAAGGAGATCGAGCTGCAGGCGCAGCTCTTCGGCGAACACCGTCGCGTTGAGCAGCTCCACCTCGGGGGCGGCACGCCGAATTACCTCAAGATCGACGATCTGGGGCGCCTGGTCAGCAAGCTGCGCGAGCAGTTCACCCTCGACGATACGGACAACCGCGAGTTCTCTATCGAGATTGACCCGCGAGACGTCGAGCTTGAGGACATCGGTCGCCTGGCGGAACTCGGTTTCAATCGTATGAGCGTCGGCGTGCAGGACTTCAACGAGGAGGTCCAGCACGCGGTCAACCGTGTCCAGAGCGCGGAACTGTGCCGCTCGATCATTGAGGAGGGGCGCCGCCACGGCTTCCGCTCGACCAACGTCGACCTCATCTACGGTCTGCCGAAGCAGACGGTGGAATCCTTCGAGCAGACCCTCGACGAGGTCATCGAGCTGCGCCCCGAGCGCCTGGCCATCTATAACTACGCTCACCTCCCGCATCTATTCAAGATCCAGCGGCAGATCAACGAGGATGAGCTCCCAGGCCCTGAGGACAAGCTCACCATCTTCGGGCGTACCATCGAGAAGCTCACCGATGCCGGCTACGTCTTCATCGGTATGGACCACTTCGCCCTGCCCGATGACGAGCTGGCCGTTGCGCAGAAGAAGGGAACCCTGCACCGGAACTTCCAGGGCTACTCCACGCGCGCGGAGTGCGACCTCATCGCACTGGGATCCACCTCCATCGGCAAGATCGGCAACACCTACAGTCAGAACCTGCGGGATCCCGAGGAATACCAGCAGCGCATTGCCAACGGCGATCTGGCGGTGTTCCGTGGTTACGAGCTCAACCAGGACGATCTGCTGCGCCGGGAAGTGATCATCGAGGTCATGTGCCACTCCCGCCTGAACTTCGCCGACATCGAGGCGCGGCACGGCATCGACTTCAATGAGTACTTCGCTGACGCCCTGGAGCGCCTCCAGCCCCTGGTGGAGGACGGTCTGATGGAGATGGACGACCGCCACCTGCAGATCCTGCCGCGGGGGCGCCTGATGCTCCGCCACGTCGCCATGGCCTTCGATGCCTACCTGGAGCGCGAAGCCAATGAAGGCAAGCGCTATAGCCGGGTGTTGTAA